Proteins encoded by one window of Erysipelothrix rhusiopathiae:
- a CDS encoding MetQ/NlpA family ABC transporter substrate-binding protein, giving the protein MIKKGIVLLTAMLMLTACGAKKNPDDMKLKVASHMMPMTDVVEIAKEELKKDGYELELVSVSDNTQANTALNNKEIDANFFQHVPFMEMFNKSQSGTLVGIQPIYDAIVGFYSKDLKDIKDLKDDAKIAIPNDAVNQARALLILQDAGLITLKDGVKYDATIKDVTDHKNYQFIEVDLLTLNQAYEEVDLVFNYPTYIKQVGLTPSDALILEKSDGHYAISLVAREDNKDDAKIQALKKAMTSDAVRKFLTEEHSATLSPAF; this is encoded by the coding sequence ATGATTAAAAAAGGAATTGTATTACTCACAGCAATGCTTATGCTTACCGCATGTGGCGCCAAAAAAAATCCAGATGACATGAAGTTAAAGGTTGCATCACACATGATGCCAATGACGGATGTTGTCGAAATTGCTAAAGAGGAATTGAAAAAAGACGGCTATGAACTTGAACTTGTATCCGTTTCAGACAATACCCAAGCTAATACTGCTCTTAATAATAAAGAAATCGATGCAAACTTCTTCCAACATGTTCCCTTTATGGAAATGTTCAACAAGAGTCAAAGTGGAACCCTTGTCGGCATTCAGCCAATCTATGACGCAATCGTAGGTTTCTACTCTAAAGATCTTAAAGACATTAAAGATCTTAAAGATGACGCTAAAATTGCAATTCCAAATGATGCAGTCAACCAAGCACGTGCCCTTCTAATCTTGCAAGATGCTGGACTCATTACATTAAAAGATGGCGTTAAATATGATGCAACGATTAAAGACGTAACAGATCATAAAAACTATCAGTTTATTGAAGTTGATCTCTTAACTTTAAATCAAGCATATGAAGAAGTTGATCTTGTATTCAACTATCCTACTTATATAAAACAAGTTGGACTTACACCAAGTGATGCCCTTATTTTAGAAAAATCAGACGGACACTACGCGATTTCATTAGTAGCTCGTGAAGATAATAAAGATGACGCTAAAATTCAAGCACTTAAAAAAGCAATGACTAGTGATGCTGTTCGTAAATTCTTAACTGAAGAACACAGCGCAACACTCTCACCAGCTTTCTAA
- a CDS encoding methionine ABC transporter permease: protein MISIYAEFHAELLKALSETFILLGFSILSALLVGLPLGTLIYLTRKDGYYENRFVSFILNGYVDVVRSFPFLLFIVFMIPVTRFLIGTSLGTYAASVPMSFVAAALYARFVEQALLEVPQGIIDSALSLGATPFQLVFKFLFVEARSGLVLGLTSSIISYVNYSTVMGVVGGGGIGDFAMRYGYQRFEWQIMYATILIMIVLVLMIQFTGNRIAKRIDKR, encoded by the coding sequence ATGATATCGATATACGCTGAATTTCATGCTGAGTTGCTTAAAGCACTGAGCGAAACCTTTATTCTTTTAGGATTTTCAATTCTATCTGCACTTTTAGTTGGATTACCACTGGGCACACTTATCTACCTTACCCGCAAAGACGGGTATTACGAAAACCGATTTGTTTCGTTTATCTTAAACGGATATGTGGATGTGGTGCGTTCGTTTCCGTTTTTATTGTTTATTGTGTTTATGATTCCAGTGACTCGATTCTTAATTGGGACTTCACTTGGAACTTATGCAGCCTCAGTACCCATGAGTTTTGTTGCAGCGGCGTTATATGCTCGATTTGTTGAACAAGCACTCCTTGAGGTTCCTCAAGGGATTATTGATAGTGCCCTTTCACTTGGAGCAACACCGTTTCAACTTGTTTTTAAATTTCTGTTTGTTGAAGCACGATCAGGACTTGTCCTCGGACTTACATCTTCCATTATTAGTTATGTAAACTACTCGACGGTAATGGGTGTTGTTGGAGGAGGCGGGATCGGGGACTTCGCAATGCGATATGGTTATCAGCGATTTGAGTGGCAAATCATGTATGCAACCATTCTCATTATGATTGTTCTTGTACTGATGATTCAATTTACAGGTAATAGAATCGCTAAACGAATTGATAAGCGATAA